GCGCCAATTTTATCCAAGCAATAATTCTCGATACTTTGAGAACCTTTTTGAACTACATATTCGGTCACTTGACATATCGAAGCAACTTCATCAGGATGATCACGATGGAATTCGTCGAAACGATTGAATAATTCCGGAAACCACATCATGAGACCGTAATAACCGATGTGAAAAGTGAAATTGATGATGATCGATATTACGGTGAAACGAAGTATCGGTGAGACGAACAGTTGCTTGCTATTGTCTACGATGTCAGCGagcattgttttatatttgtttttttcgACGGTATTCTTCTTCGGTTCCGGTTCTTGGAAGTCATCCAAAATTAATTCCTTTACCTAAACTCGTAtcataacaattaaaattacactctttcgaattttctgaatttctatattcataaaacataAGATGGTCTATATCATTACGtatctaaatataaatatacatttttttttttttttgtgctAATTAAAATAACGAATATATAGTATTTACCGTGTAACTATCACGCGGTTTGCCAGTGTTAATGGCATAGATCCCACGGAAAATATCGAGTGCCTCTTCGTATCTTCCGCAGGACAAGAGGTATTTGGGGGATTCAGGGAGCAGCAGGAGTAGCCCCGCGACGATAAACGATGGAGCAGCGCAGATCAGCAGGAAGATTCGCCAAGAATTGTACGTGAACGATGAGCTTACGATACCGATGTCGTTAGGGATGATCGACCATGCTAAACCTGGTGGTAAAAAGAAGCATACATTTATTAAAccacaaatttctttttagacTAAAACAACAATGTTATTTTGTAACAAGGAACGGTAATGAcgtgatattaatttaataatttaccagcAACAAAGAGGTTTCCAAGTGTCCAGAATGCAGCCATGAAGGACAGCATGGAGCCTCGTTTTGCCTTTGGTTGAAATTCAGCGAAATATGACCAGATCACAGGTCCGCTGCCGCCAAGTCTAAAAATCAGTgaattcttataaaatttgatataaaatgtCTTTCAAATGTCGTTATTCTACGCTAATCTACGATCCATTTTAACATagtattttatactatatacattttaactgAAGCGTgtattattaaagaatattaagAGTAAAGTCTCATTATTAGAAGTTACGAATAACGCAAAATAATTTCTCCCCCATATTTCGTTCCACCCTGTTCTATACACTTCTCAGTATGTAGCATAATCGAAGTAATCGACGAAATAGTCGGTGAAATCGCCGttacaaatattcataaacattgtaattttaatgtacATCAATGAAACTGGCCagagtatatataatacaaaaatgaacGATGTTAATAATTTAGATGTAAAGTGTAAATGGATTGACTTACGCAGCGCCATTTAAGAAACGGAAAAACATGAAAAGTTCATAGGACTGGCTGAAGCTGGAGGCAACGATGCAAAGGGCATTCGTGAAGGAGATGGCGATGAGAACCTTTCGACGACCTAAGGCATCCGCTACGGAGCCCCAGGCGTAAGCACCCGCCATCATACCGATAAAGATGATCGAATTGAGCCATCCCTTGGCTTGGGTATCGAGCTTTAGGTCACATTGTGCACTAGGTAGAATGAAGGACATAGAGATTACGTCCATCTCCTCGCTGGTGCTGACGAAGCCGCACACCGTGAGAAGGAAGTAGTGAAATTTGCCATAGTCTGAAAAGAATCAAGTAAATtcgtatatatgtaatatcgcCTAATATAggcaaagaaaagaaacaaccaAGTTACCGGTAAGTTCAATGGCCTTCTCAAAGTCTGCTTTAACGATGGATCCTTTCTCTGGGTCTAGGGTCTTGCCCGTCGTTCCAATACCTGTTACAGaagattataatatattcgataCATTTAGTACGTTTTATgcgttttaatttttgttaatagaTAGACAGAATTTCTGTATAATACTTACGGGCAAGTTCGAGATCCTTAGAGCCACAGCCGTTTAGCCGCTCGTCTTTTACATCACACTCTGAAATAAATGCGAAAACAGGTtcatgtttaatttatttctatataacgGTACCACTTAATGATTTCGAAATAAGAATtgcatattatttaaatcacTGAGAAATGTGATaatcatatttaatatttatagtatttttttttttaattcatacatcgcattacgatatattcGCGATATTCTGTTTAAATAGATCTTTAATCGATCGTATTATTGTTTCTAATAAAGAATGAACAGTTTTTTCTAGGAGGATTCATTAAACGTCCGTAGTACTTTCAACCTCTGCTGTTTTATAAACACAGCGTCAATTACGGATGAAAATCCATTGTAAAAGTGTTTTGCTTTACAAATTTTAGCAATTTTTTTATCATCCTTTTGGATTACGATTCTTTGGATTTCAATTGTTTTGTACGCATTGTATCAATAACACGATTCAAGCCAGATGAATCGTAAATATTGTCGTCTAATCACATTTAAAATCTAAACTTAAGTAGCagtaaaaaaaattcgttACGGTATACTATGTATATTGCTTTAGAAACGAGATACTTTGAGAAATAGATCTTGAAAGATACGTACTATGATTGTGCTTTGAATTAAGTTCACTCTCTACCATTCTACGATGTCGGCGCAGTTGGGTGAATTTGGCTTTGTAATAGAGTTAGATGAGAAATCTTCGTGCTCGACGATGGGCTTCGTTCGATATTAGATCGATCTTGTTTTCGCGGGCTGCTGGATCTCGGCGAAGTCTTTCTGCTGAATCTGTGCTGATCTGCTGCTGCTCGTCGGCGGGGCTAGGTTCTACGCTCACTTGTGAGCTGAAACGCGATATAAAAACGCATAACATATACAACGCATTATATAAACGGAAAAAGGGTATGTATTTCGCGTTACTTTTCACTAAGAACACTAAACAGAGATACGAAAGCTAGTGAAAGTAATAAAGCCTTGCTCAGTTAAACAAACGATTGTCTTATTGTAGCATATACACGTATAGATCCGTTACTATTATAAAcgatacatttataataagaTTGGCATTAATAGTTTGACATGTACGTTCGAAATCCACGATATCGATCATCGATCGCATCCAACTATATTCCTACAATGTTTTACGAAGGTTACGGTGTTCTATGGCGAATTAATAATAGACAAGTCAGAAGGAATTTACTTCTTCCATTCGAAACAATATCGAGGGTTTAAGTAGGGATTGCAATTCGTAGTTGCAGCGATAATAGCGGGCGTAAGTCGTGTAAGATTCTGAAAGGCAACGATTTGGAATCAGAGGCAACGAAATGATAATCGGGTCTGCGCGAAGCATCTTGCAAGAGGGACGTGATTCGCGTGTCACGAGGGTACTTAAGTTTCTGTCCCTCTTTAACAGCAAGGAAAATGCTACGTATAAACGtgtaatttataaacgttATCGAGGACTTTTTCCTTTCTaaatcttccttctttttaagTTAGGacactttttctttcatcggCGAACAATTGAATTTATCGACACGAGACGCAAcgttgattaaaataaaacgaaaaatttgtattatctaTACAGTTACGAGGATTGACCTTGATTCACAGATGACTGCACTCGTTTAACATATAAACACTATGATCACTTTAATTATTATGTGTTCCCACAATTCAATGCTCGACGCAACTAGCCACCACATACGTAACAGTCGGTTTTCCGCGCTATCTTTCGACTGAACAAAGTCTCGTAAACTACACACTGAGAATATCGTCATGGCTGAACAGATCAGGCTATGAATAATTTCTTGAATTATCATAACAGCCTCGATACAATCTAACGTGAAAACAAACTCGACAGATACATATTTATCCAAATAAAAGGAATGAACtgaaatcaatttttcctGAAACTGGATGCCAGGAAACCGGGTTTCTTGTTTACTCTAACaagaatatctttatttttagtaCAACTGTTTCAAATCAGTTATTCATTTTTTGCGAAACTTTATGCTAATGTcgtttatgtttttataattcGTGTGATTAATGTTATAGCATAAAAGCTCTGGCGACGTTTCTAACACGGATCGATAAATACgtgtattacgtaaaaacatATCGATCTTCGTTTATTCTTTTATAGAGTGTTCAACGTTgacgaatttatattttataatcaatgAATTTTATGCAACtgctattatttaaaataaagaactGGTTTCGAAGTCTCTGGCGATTATATTTTTGCTTCAAACTCAATCTATGGGGTGTCTATTGTttacaatttgaaatttccaacgaaatttttgtacataaacttcctctctatttttttttttttttttttaattgaatctaTATTTtaggacaccctgtataatttcaactgatatattttttatagtaaaCGGTACGACTAGATAGGGTTGCAAACGAtcgatttaaagaaaataattatgtttacgagaagcgagaaagaaattaatttggccgatcaaaatgaaaaggaaaaaaaaaaagtaaaaaatgaaaggtCGACCGTGACAGGACTCGAACCTGCAATCTTCGGATCCGAAGTCCGACGCCTTATCCGTTAGGCCACACGGTCGTTGAAGGGTAGTTttctgaaattgaaatttcaatgcTAAAATATTGTCACCCCTGTTATCGTTCGATACGAATTAATGCTATCGCGCGAACACTTTAGCCtctaatatacgatattatttaaaacgatattattaaaaataaatactctACATTGCTACTGTAACGCATAAACGATTATAAATCTGCATTTATCGTAATATAGGTAATTTAGCgatgatttatataataattgtagaGTAACTTGGCTATTTGGAAaacttatttaaattatataaaatattatataaagagTGTTAGCCTATCGTTTGTTTCTCAGAATTATAAGATGGAATTTTTATCGCAGTAGATATAAATTGGATCTTGTAATCCTGCGTTTAGATTCGTAATTGAATTGAAAGGTTTGGAATTTATAAGTTTGCAGATGGTTATGTTACCTTGGAATCTCGTCTAATTGATATCAGACGATATCCAATGCAACCAGATGtaggaaaaatataagaatttcgAGAAAATGTCGAATCGAATACCTTGACAAATCCCATTACAGACCCTGAAAAGCTCAACGACATAATTGCGAGGGGGCCGTGTCTTCGTCTCGTTCTAGAAAACGACTGAATATTAGCAGACATTGACGGACATCCTGTACCAAATACTCGCTAAGTAGACGATATCACGCGCGTCTCTTCGAAACCTTCTGCAGACTTCTTGAATCGCGATCATCCGGAATCCATTTTACATATTAACTTCCTCCTTTGTTTCGTTCTACGTGCGCATTTTCTGCTCGTGAACGTTTATTCCACCGTGAtctgttaattttataattttcatcggtcggaaataaatatttcatcgttttaACATATAcgtacgtttttttttttttttatatatcttataacgtttttaaTTGCCGCATAAAACTGATAAGAGTGTTTCAAATAGAAAGAGCGAAAATTAAACATCTTTTCGGATTCTTATCGTGGTAAGTTGTTTTGCCagctatataaatataaagtttctATAGGATCAAAATCTTTAGGCTTTTAATCATTATCGTGGCAAAATGATGTGCGCGGTTGAGTTGGGTAGGAAATTAATCGTTAGTTACTCGTTCGATTATAAATGCAAATTGTACGATAACTTAACACCTTCGTCTAAAGTATACCTTTTCTATATCTAATAGTAACGTTATTATTACATGgatgattaatattaatcaGGTTAATGcaaagtatatatttaataatagaaatctCATTTGTTAAATTCCCGAGTACGTTGTATTATTGCATTTTCTTGTAAAGTATTCCATGCGTTACGTGGAAGATTCTATCATAGAATTTCTCTATACTAATTCTGTCAAGTTAAAACAAACAATTGAATTGAAACAAAACGCACAAACTATGTACGCATAGCGTTCTGTTAATTACGATCGTAGTGGTAAAAAGTACTTTAAACGTAATACTGAAAGCTGACATTAGGAAGTTTACTCTTCCTTCGTAACAAGACGATTTCGCGTATGTAAAGAAGtatatatcgaatatttcaGAAAGCTTTTACTTGCGCGAAATGTGTCCCGATAAATTTtcgacaaatattttcttcgaatcgattaaattaaaacgtGGACTGGCATATGCCTgctatttttcaataatataagATAAGTATGCTTTTTATCTCGAGGAAAGAATTCCTTTAACTCGTGACTCTACGTTCGAAGATCTTCGCGCGTGAAAATTAACGGTAAAatctaatatttaaacatttttctatttcatttgtttctggtattctttcattaattttatacgtaaataaatatttataaaaatatgaatttgattttaaattaGCCATCTAATCGTAACTTATATCGACTATATCGTGTCTTTAAAAGGTTTAATAAATAGTTGGCGATATCGCATTCAGGTCGTTGCACGACACACCGTAATTAACTACATCGGTTAAACTGTCAATTATCCGTTGTGAAATTAAGTTCAATGATCCGTCGTAATGTAATTGCCATCTACGATGATGCGTGTTGCAGGTGCGATCTGTCCATCACGTGCACTCTTGGCACTAATACAGAAAACCTTTTAAGCACAGAATCTATAGAGAATCTAGTAcgtcaattatttatttccttccTTGGGAATTTAATCTCAGTGAATTTAGATAGAATCAATTACAGCGATAGATGTCTTCTATGGTATCGCtggaataaatttaatcaaccCGAACAGCGACCagagaattaaaaatcgaATTCTGTTTTGTCCCGTTTGGTATAAGAAATCTTACaatttttgaaagattttttattGAGTTGATCGTCGTTTAATTTTGCGAAATATCGTTACTCGCGAACATAAAGAAAATTGATCTTTCATTGAGAAATTCgaagatattttatacgtcCAAATTGTATTTGTcggaatttttattcaatttattaaaatatcaagtaTCATAggttgataaaaattaaaaaaaatcgttCTACGATTATATTTTGACGTCCCAAGTTCTAACGaatatatattagaaaagaatttactatttttctttttctctaatttgctacaatatatttttgagtTAATTACACGTTTTACATCGGTCGAACTTGTGATGATAATGATTGTAATTTTAGACATAGAGGCTGTTACAAAACATAAAACATAAAACGAGACATAAGCAGTTTCAGCTgataacaatatttataaattgtcaTCTGTATAAACGTTTGCGCATATACTTTACGATTCGAATTTTTCAGATATACGTCAATTACGTCtgttatgaaataaattttacatgtGCAGTATGCCCCGAAAGTTTACTTAGTTGGAATAGTTTATACCAATATCTTTCAGAGTGTGAAAACCTCCTTTTGTACAGGAAAACGCTAGTTCttagaatatacaaaaataatcttactcttatttgcatttattatataactcGCGAGAGTTTTAATATCACGAGCTCTTCGACGAATTTCTCGACACTTACAACAAAAGCTAAGGTTGCTGGCAAAAAGACAATTAAGGAGATCTTAACTCAAGTTGTAACTtcgtataagaaaaaaaaaaaaaacctcgaagaagaaatagaGCTTTTCTTTCTAGCTTTATCAAATATCAGCTGAGTAACAGAATACAAAACAACGTTGTTTATCACGAGGATGAATCACAAACTGTGATAATAAGAATGAGTAGCCATCCGTTGACAATGAACACGTTCAGAAAACACTGATTTGAATgaaactattttttaaatatctcgtaACCTAATAAGATGGATACGGAAATGCTGTAAATAGAAACGTAAAGGTCGACAGTTGCAAGAACACAGACTCGAATTGGTCGGTGTTCTTGTACCTGCAATGACTATAAACGGCAGCAAAGGCCATAGTCTTTACTATCATCATCGAACTATGTTCATGTTTtgctatttaataaatacgcAAGCCATTGACatctgtatttttataatttcctgTTACTATTACGAAAAGTATGGTTTCTTGAAAAATCTTCGTCGATAatcaaatagtaataacgGCACGACGGAATGGAAAAAATGCGAAGATTTGTGTAATATTAAACGTGTGAAACGTGTATTTATAGATTACTTGAGTTGCGAATGATCTTTTAACACTGCTCACGTTTTTACCGAGATTCCTGGTTATTTAACGTAGATAGAGGGGATTTCTGCGGTAtgagaaacgagaaaagttTTCTTAAATACGAAAAGTTGCTGCAATTTCAACCAGaaagttcatttttattaattgtaacTTTGATTCCACGTGATTgttagtaattttatattcccGTTTTCTTCTATAAGACGACGTAATTTGTGAAACAGTAGGAATactgtatacgtatattttttatttaaacaagaCATCTTCGTAATATACGACGCTTGTACTAATCTCCTACATTCTACATTGAACGATCTTTCTCGCTGTTACATCTATTCTTTTTCAGTCCAGTCACACGAAAACGAAGATGAAGTAATCTGTGAAGCAGTAGGAATActctatacgtatattttttatttaaacaaaacatCTTCGTAATATACGACACTTGTACTAATCTCCTACATTCTACATCGAAACGCTGTACATCGAACGATGTTTCTCGCTGTTACACCTATTCTTTTTCAG
This DNA window, taken from Bombus fervidus isolate BK054 chromosome 14, iyBomFerv1, whole genome shotgun sequence, encodes the following:
- the LOC139994161 gene encoding synaptic vesicle glycoprotein 2B; the protein is MVESELNSKHNHKCDVKDERLNGCGSKDLELARIGTTGKTLDPEKGSIVKADFEKAIELTDYGKFHYFLLTVCGFVSTSEEMDVISMSFILPSAQCDLKLDTQAKGWLNSIIFIGMMAGAYAWGSVADALGRRKVLIAISFTNALCIVASSFSQSYELFMFFRFLNGAALGGSGPVIWSYFAEFQPKAKRGSMLSFMAAFWTLGNLFVAGLAWSIIPNDIGIVSSSFTYNSWRIFLLICAAPSFIVAGLLLLLPESPKYLLSCGRYEEALDIFRGIYAINTGKPRDSYTVKELILDDFQEPEPKKNTVEKNKYKTMLADIVDNSKQLFVSPILRFTVISIIINFTFHIGYYGLMMWFPELFNRFDEFHRDHPDEVASICQVTEYVVQKGSQSIENYCLDKIGASVFMESLITVASAIPANIVAVLGMDRLGRKFFLVFSTFSSGLCSIGLYFVYNKHHNLIVSAIFSGVISCGNAALDCLITEVFPTPLRATGIAISMVAARLGGIIGNIVIAQLLDMYCPAPTFIVAALLIGGGLLCLFLPNTTREPLS